The sequence AGATACGCCAAGAACCCTCGCGGGGAACGGCGACCTTGATGTGTAGACGACCTTCTCGGAGGAGTCGGGCGAGAAGTTGGAGCTGTGCGTCTAACTGCTCGTCCTCCAACTCTTCGAGCTCGTCGGTCAGTTCGTCGGTGAGTGCCTCGAAGATCGGGCGGTCGGTGGAGTAGAGTTCGGTACCGACGACGAGTCGCATCTCGCCGTCGTTCTCGAGGAGGGCGTCGATTCCTCGGGAGGCGACCGCGAGCGCGCTGCTAGAGAAGTACCCGGCGACGCGGTCGTAGCGAATGGATCGTTTGAGGGCAGGGACATAGAATTCATCGACTAGATACATCCCGTCGGCAGTGGGCTTGCTCTCGTAGATTGAAGACCAAGATCGATCCGGGAATGTCGACATTATGAGGACGTGACTCTGAGTTCACAGCATTCCCACTTATATTGTGTGACGGGATACTGGATATCCGAGTCAGGGTAAAGAAGGGAGTCAGGGAACTGCTGACTCAGTAGTCGTCGATGCCTGTCTGCTGGGTCTGCTGGTTGTCTTCAGCGAAGACGTTCGGGCTGAAGTCAGGTCGAGGACGTCTCGGGTTCGTCCGACTGCGAGGTCGCGGGCGAGTTCCCAGTCCTCGTGGTCGTGAGGGAGAACTTGAAGCAGAGCCTGAAGCGTCGCTTTGAACGTCGAATCGGAGTCGAAGTTCCGTTCACGAAGCCAGTCGCAGCAGGCGCTCTCTCCCTTCACGTCGTAGATGTGCATCGCAGCGTGAACCTTGTCCAGAGCAAGCCCAAACGAGAGGTCGTCAGGGTTCACCGGGATACGGCTGGATCGGTTCTCTGGTTTTTCATTCGCGTTCTGGACACGATCTGCGTGCCCCCGGAGTCTCATATCGCCCCTGCTTTTGCGCCAAGTCTTCGTGCTGCGCTTGATGTCATCGACGTCGACACCGATACCGTACCCGAGCTGAAGCCCCTCATCGTAGGAGAATGTATCCGATTCGTGAACGAGCCAGCAGAGGATGTACCACTCCGTGATATCGTCAAGATCGCCGATTCCTTCTGCTTCGAGATACTCGTCGACCAGGACCTGAGTAACCGCTTCGCGCGCCTCCTCAAGTGCACGCCGTGGAGGTACTTCGTTGTCTTCGTCGTCGACAACAGGATATGCGTCAGCGAAGACGCGGAGGGTTGGACCGAACGCGCTGATAATCACGTCAGTCTTGGTGAGACTTAGGCCCGAGTCAATGAGATCGCGTGCAGCGTTCTTCGCGGCCGCTCGTGTGTCTGATTTCACGTCGTTCCAGAGCGTCGGAACTGCATTCTCTGGATCGCGCTCCTGGTGCGGCTTGCGCCCCGTTAGCAGGAGAGTGCTATCTGCCGATGCACTCTCGCGCATCCCTGCTCGTTGAGGCATTTCGCTCGTGATAGGGTGCGTTGACGTGATAGTGAACCCAGAGTTGATGAGCGACATCGTCAGCGTGTCCCAGGCATCAGTTTCCTTGTGAGTGAACATCACCGTCATTACGCCGCCCGGTTCAAGGACCCGATAGAGTTCAGAGAAAATCTCGCTCATTTTTCGCTCGTAGGAGTCATTAGCGAGGTCTCGTTTTGAAGAACCATTTCCAGCGACGCCATCGAAGCGGTCCGGATTCGCTACAGCTTCGTTCTCTTTATCAGTGAGACTCTCTCGGAAGATGTCCGGGAAGACATCATCAAGCAGTTCGCGCATCCATACGTAGAACACGTCCGAAAGTTCGGCGTACATGATACTGCTGTAGTACGGTGGATCTACAACGACCGCACTAACACTATCTTCAGCTTGGTTCAGATTTGCAGCATCACCGACTGAAACATTAGCTGGGTCTGAGCCTTCGGGGAGATAGCCCACAAGTTCACCATACGACTGATATATTTTGTCGACGTACGAGACGAAGTCGACACCACCGACCGAAATATTATTATCTGTAAATACCCGCTTGAAGGCGAGGTTTTTGCCTTTGAACATACGGCTGGGATATCCTTTGCTCGTGTCCCAGTCTGCCAAACGACTATTCCGGTCGATCAATTTGCTGAACGAGAGGGTCAGCAGTGTAAGGATGGCCTCCGCAGTCTTTTGATTATGTTCTTCCTCAATCTGCGGCTGGAAGTGATTTATAGCGTCAACATATTCGTAATTACATACCAACTGTCGTGGAGAGAACAACTCGCGCCATTGATTGATACCGAAATTACGAGGCTCTGCTGTTTTGTTCCCTTCCGGAATTGGTGTCGATAAGAATGTCGAGAGCTCGAAATCAGATTGGATACGATCTCGGGCGGCGTCTAATGCTTCCACATCAGCTTCATTTGGTGACCGGAACCCATGGTGGCCGTCACTTTTCAGATATCGGACGCAATATACATCGTAGTCAAATTCGCCTTCGTTAAATCGTTCTCTTACCTCATCATCCTCAGTTACAACCCCACACCTCAGGCATTCTGCATCGCCTCCTCTGGAGACCGGGCCATTATCAGCATCAAACCCACGGAGATCCTCTTCATCTGGATTGACGATGACTTCGTACTCTACCGTTCCGTCATCTAATATCTCGGGCCGAACGACTACCCGTATCCCATCGCTTCTGGTTCGAATCCACCACTTGGTCACCAGTGGAATTTCCGCTCCACACGAACGGCATTGGACGTGGTACGTGCAAACGTAGTTATCGGGCGTGTGGCTTTCTCGGGTGCTGGGGAAGTATTCCTGAATTCGAGGCTTCGCCCTGTCGTCGACTTTCTTTGCCCAGCGTTTCACCTCGCTCTCGATATCACCTACTGCTGGAGCATATTCCAGCATGACTTTCAGAATCAGAGACGGTACTGGGTTGAGCTCGTTTGCATGGGTCGGAAGTCCATATCGAAGAGACTCATACGGAATCACACCGCCCCCAGCGGTTGGATCTAATACCGACGGAAGCTCACCATCCCAGTGTTCACGGAGCGCCTCGTGAATCTCTGCTCTCTCTGAATCGGTAGGAGACTGGGTGAAGGGACGGGGATACCCGTAGTGACTTTCTAAGTTCCCACTTCGTTGGTCTTCGGTCGCCTTCTTTCGTTCTACGTATTCGTTTAGACTGCCCTCGACCTCCCGGTTGGGCCCAATTTGCATCCAGCGAAGCAGGTCGTCAGAATCGATGCCTTGGGGCAGCACCGAAGCAAGAATAGCGAGCCGCGATGCCGGCGTCGGTCGTCGTGCGAACCAAGGGTGGAGATACCTATGGGGAGGGAGATACTGTGGGTTTGCTTCACGCAGGTTCTCAATGCCGACCGTTTTCAACGGGAGTTTCCCCTCGATGGCGAGAGGCTTCAGAGACGAATCCTCCTCCGAGTCGTGAATTGGATTTTCACTCATGGTTAGATATGATCAGTCAGTAGCGTTCGTAGTGCTTTTTCGCCGTTCGGTGAAGACGGGGAACGACACTTTGCGTGCCAGTAGTAGCACTCTTCGTCGCTCATTCGCGCGATACCACGACAGAACGCCCGCATCCGGTCAACCCGCTGAATGGGCTTTACACCAAGGAAGCCCAGAGCCAATCGAACGCCGACGGTCTCCGGGAGGAACACCTCGGCAGCACCGCCAGCGGTGAGTACAGACTCATCTCGGTCTGCCCCACGGAGCGTCTCCCGTACCAGCGGGAGGATAGAGCGGAGCCGACTCTCAGACAGCCGCGTGACTTTCATCGCCGTCCAGTCGTCCCACTCCCATCTGTCGACCTCTGGATCCGCTGACTCTCCGAACACCGATTCGAACGCTTCCGTCACGAGGCCCCGATTGGGGTTACCACGCTGGAGACGGTCACGACGAGCGGACGCCTGCGCCTCGGGCAGTAGTTCGTACAGTGTCAGCGATGCACCCTCGGCGTCGTCACGACGGACGAGCGCGAAGGTTGGGCGGCCCCCGTAGACGCTACTGCCGAACTGGCCTGCTCCGATCGTCTCATCTTCGGGGCCGAGCGTTGGTGGCGCGTCTGCGTCGGGGGTAGGGTGGGACGTCATTGCTGAACCTCTGCGGGTACTTCGACCGGTCCTCGGCCTTGAACCTTCACGTCGATGTTCGTCGAGCCGAGCTCGTCCTGGAGCTCCGCGAGTACGTCGTCTTCCGCGTCCGTGATTGGCTCGGGGTCGTTCAGATCGACGCGGAACTTTAGTTCGACGAGCGACGCGCCGTCGAACGGGTCTGGCTGGTTCGTTACACGGGAGAACTCGTCGATACCGCCGGTGAAGTCAGCCTGGTACGACGCCCCGGCCGACGACTCCGTCTTGTACCGCATCCGTACCGAGACGTTGTCTGCCCGGTCCTTGAACGCTTGGCGTTGGGCGATGAACGAGCCCTTCGACAGCTGATCGTCGCCACCAAGCTCGATAGTGACGCGATCAATGCCAGGAGTGCCGCCCGAGGAGGCTTTTCCGAGAGCGTGCGTCCGAACCTCGTTGAAGGCTCGGGAGGTCGCCATCAGACTCGTCGACCGCTCCCAGTCGTTCGGCCCGTCACACCGCGAACAGAGTCCATCAGGCCCCAGCTGGTCGACTTCCCGCCCGCATTGGTGACAAGTCAGCTTCTCGGGCTCGTGTTGAGGGCAGTACTGCTGGTCGACACCGATCTCGTTAGTACATCCTTCCTCTGCGCACGTATCCTTCGTCGTCTCTGGCGGTCGGATGACATCGTGGTGGACGTCGAGGAGCGCGTTGACATCGGTGTAGACGACGTACTCGTCGCCGATCTTGACGTCCGAATCACGAATGCTCGTGCGGACGTCCGGCGACCCGGAGAGCGGATTTGCCTTCCGCCAGTTCTCCGGACGGTCGTCCTCGTCACCGTCCCAGTAGGCGAGACCGTTCTCGCCAGCGGTGCTGTCCCAGTACGTGTACCCCGCGTCGTCGACCATCTTCGCCACCGTCTTTCGAAGCGGCTTGGTGTTGAGGAGGTACGGGAGCCCGGGCTTCTTCGCGAACTGCGTGACCAACTGTTCGGTGGTCATGCTGTCCTGGGTCTGCTGCCAGAGCTTCTGTTTGAAGAACGCGACCCCTTTCGGACCCGCGTCAGCGCGAATTAACCGGTCTTCGAGCGTCTCTTCGACGGCGTTGACGAGCGTCGTGCCACCGTTCGCTTCAGTGGCGTTGATCGCCAGATGCGTCAGGCCGTCTCGGTCGACGTAGTACAGGTGACGGTACACACCCCGGACGAGTTCACCCAAGAGTCCGTGCGTCTGATCACGGCGCTCACGGAGCTCCTCGATCTGCTCGTTGGAGAGGTCGGCCGTCTGCTGGGAGTCGTCGAGGAGAGCCTCGATGGCTTCCAGCTGACGCGCCTCGTCGATCGCACCTTGGATACGTTCCTTGTCAGGGGCGAGGAAGAGGACGTAGTTCTTGTAGACTCGGCTCTGGGTCTCGCCACCGTGCTTCGAGGCGGATTTCTGGTACAGCGTCTGAATCTTCTCCGGAATTTCACTCCCACCGTCGGAGACAGGGGCGGTGTCCATATGCATCACCGCGAGCTGGGGCTTGGAGACCTTGTCCGGAAGGTCAGCTGGTGACTCGGGGAAGACGACGGTCTTGAAGCCGCCAGTCCCAATCTCTGTTTTCTCTAGCCGGGATTCGAACCGATTGCGCGCCTGCGCGTCGGGCGTGTTGTCCACCCGCTGGTCGATGATACGGATGAGGTTTGGATCAGACTTGAACCGGACGCGCTCCTCGTCGTAGAGGTAGTAACACGCGACGTTCATGTCGCCGCCAGACAGCGCCTCCAACGCCGAGTCGTAGTTGTCGAAACGGATGTCGGGGTGGCCGAGTGCGGCGTTCATCTCCGCACGCGTGAGTCCGGTTGCTTGCTCCCCGTAGGCCAGGCTATGCCAGAGGACTGTTGTCGTCAGATGGCCGCCCAGCGGTGGAATCCCTTTCTCTGTCCACTTGCGGTCTTCGAGCTGGGCATGGGCCGTGTTGTCTTCGCTGTAGATGTCAGCCGAGACAGCCGCACTTAGGTCGACGAATTCGAACAGCGTCTCACGAAGCGTCGAGTCGATACTCCCGTCGGGAGCGTTGTCAGCGGGCGTGAGGTCGTACAGTCGAATCCAGTGGCGGTC comes from Salinirubellus salinus and encodes:
- a CDS encoding ATP-binding protein produces the protein MSSSDYPSLFDACTPRGDVLDGTLQEDQFAASLATVAHSPDDAAPVYRNATQFFDMTYPTDGLRTLLSNLAGRFLAAGGYDSGGYSSSILCLDTRFGGGKTHDLIASYHLANNPTDIDDLNRHLVEGEEDLGAAYLDAVDQGLNVDTSVFVGGHVDARNARSDRSDPNAPNTRTMWGEIAYQLYGLDGYEYIKEYDQDRNAPGGNTLKGLFELGDGPALILIDEIAAYLEAASAVEVGNATLASQTLSFVLSLLETASEVDEVTVVYSIADTAFEEEAEEVRTLIDELNQIGRRQHKTVTPTSENEVGQVLQHRLFEEIERDQAETLAESYFQYYAGSDRQFPQEATDASFVDRLEREYPFHPTIIDTLTEKIDTIPKFQRTRGALKLLARAVYYLWNHQPDHYDRHWIRLYDLTPADNAPDGSIDSTLRETLFEFVDLSAAVSADIYSEDNTAHAQLEDRKWTEKGIPPLGGHLTTTVLWHSLAYGEQATGLTRAEMNAALGHPDIRFDNYDSALEALSGGDMNVACYYLYDEERVRFKSDPNLIRIIDQRVDNTPDAQARNRFESRLEKTEIGTGGFKTVVFPESPADLPDKVSKPQLAVMHMDTAPVSDGGSEIPEKIQTLYQKSASKHGGETQSRVYKNYVLFLAPDKERIQGAIDEARQLEAIEALLDDSQQTADLSNEQIEELRERRDQTHGLLGELVRGVYRHLYYVDRDGLTHLAINATEANGGTTLVNAVEETLEDRLIRADAGPKGVAFFKQKLWQQTQDSMTTEQLVTQFAKKPGLPYLLNTKPLRKTVAKMVDDAGYTYWDSTAGENGLAYWDGDEDDRPENWRKANPLSGSPDVRTSIRDSDVKIGDEYVVYTDVNALLDVHHDVIRPPETTKDTCAEEGCTNEIGVDQQYCPQHEPEKLTCHQCGREVDQLGPDGLCSRCDGPNDWERSTSLMATSRAFNEVRTHALGKASSGGTPGIDRVTIELGGDDQLSKGSFIAQRQAFKDRADNVSVRMRYKTESSAGASYQADFTGGIDEFSRVTNQPDPFDGASLVELKFRVDLNDPEPITDAEDDVLAELQDELGSTNIDVKVQGRGPVEVPAEVQQ
- a CDS encoding DUF1156 domain-containing protein, which translates into the protein MSENPIHDSEEDSSLKPLAIEGKLPLKTVGIENLREANPQYLPPHRYLHPWFARRPTPASRLAILASVLPQGIDSDDLLRWMQIGPNREVEGSLNEYVERKKATEDQRSGNLESHYGYPRPFTQSPTDSERAEIHEALREHWDGELPSVLDPTAGGGVIPYESLRYGLPTHANELNPVPSLILKVMLEYAPAVGDIESEVKRWAKKVDDRAKPRIQEYFPSTRESHTPDNYVCTYHVQCRSCGAEIPLVTKWWIRTRSDGIRVVVRPEILDDGTVEYEVIVNPDEEDLRGFDADNGPVSRGGDAECLRCGVVTEDDEVRERFNEGEFDYDVYCVRYLKSDGHHGFRSPNEADVEALDAARDRIQSDFELSTFLSTPIPEGNKTAEPRNFGINQWRELFSPRQLVCNYEYVDAINHFQPQIEEEHNQKTAEAILTLLTLSFSKLIDRNSRLADWDTSKGYPSRMFKGKNLAFKRVFTDNNISVGGVDFVSYVDKIYQSYGELVGYLPEGSDPANVSVGDAANLNQAEDSVSAVVVDPPYYSSIMYAELSDVFYVWMRELLDDVFPDIFRESLTDKENEAVANPDRFDGVAGNGSSKRDLANDSYERKMSEIFSELYRVLEPGGVMTVMFTHKETDAWDTLTMSLINSGFTITSTHPITSEMPQRAGMRESASADSTLLLTGRKPHQERDPENAVPTLWNDVKSDTRAAAKNAARDLIDSGLSLTKTDVIISAFGPTLRVFADAYPVVDDEDNEVPPRRALEEAREAVTQVLVDEYLEAEGIGDLDDITEWYILCWLVHESDTFSYDEGLQLGYGIGVDVDDIKRSTKTWRKSRGDMRLRGHADRVQNANEKPENRSSRIPVNPDDLSFGLALDKVHAAMHIYDVKGESACCDWLRERNFDSDSTFKATLQALLQVLPHDHEDWELARDLAVGRTRDVLDLTSARTSSLKTTSRPSRQASTTTESAVP
- a CDS encoding DUF7680 family protein; its protein translation is MTSHPTPDADAPPTLGPEDETIGAGQFGSSVYGGRPTFALVRRDDAEGASLTLYELLPEAQASARRDRLQRGNPNRGLVTEAFESVFGESADPEVDRWEWDDWTAMKVTRLSESRLRSILPLVRETLRGADRDESVLTAGGAAEVFLPETVGVRLALGFLGVKPIQRVDRMRAFCRGIARMSDEECYYWHAKCRSPSSPNGEKALRTLLTDHI